In Arcobacter sp. F2176, a single window of DNA contains:
- a CDS encoding HAMP domain-containing sensor histidine kinase has translation MTLIAFLYFENQQKLYFDLTKSRMQNIASKIASKIIVAHMNGTKIDISGDFEPKDYKLAFYDNSGKKVYGNIDEKIDLKKDIIEEKNSFVLVDKSTFGHLGIYAIAIKEHLYSKQIKELEINIIVLFFLIYSIIALIGFYLAKLFIKPIKEERDKLNNFIKDTTHELNTPISAILMSTEGKDLNSKQIERVRLSAKRVSEIYKDLTYVFLQKDFEKEDLKEISLGEVIKEQLLYFEPLANKKKIKINLDIQEYSYKILKEDFIRVFNNLISNAIKYNKINGTIFITLNNNKLIIKDTGIGIQQTKINDIFKRYYRATSYQGGFGIGLSIVNEISKKYNIKIDINSIYDESTTITLNF, from the coding sequence ATGACTTTGATAGCTTTTTTGTATTTTGAAAACCAACAAAAACTCTATTTTGATTTAACAAAATCAAGAATGCAAAATATTGCTTCAAAAATTGCTTCAAAAATAATAGTTGCACATATGAATGGAACAAAAATAGATATATCAGGAGACTTTGAACCAAAAGATTATAAATTGGCTTTTTATGATAATAGTGGGAAAAAAGTTTATGGTAATATTGATGAAAAAATAGATTTAAAAAAAGATATTATAGAAGAAAAAAATAGCTTTGTATTGGTTGATAAGTCTACTTTTGGGCACTTAGGAATATATGCAATTGCCATAAAAGAACATCTGTATTCTAAACAAATAAAAGAGTTAGAAATAAACATAATAGTACTTTTCTTTCTTATTTATTCAATTATTGCTCTTATTGGATTTTATTTAGCAAAACTCTTTATTAAGCCAATAAAAGAAGAAAGAGATAAGTTAAATAACTTTATAAAAGATACAACACATGAATTAAACACACCAATTAGTGCAATACTTATGTCTACAGAAGGTAAAGATTTAAATTCAAAACAAATTGAGCGTGTAAGATTAAGCGCAAAAAGAGTCTCTGAGATTTACAAAGACTTGACATATGTTTTTTTACAAAAAGATTTTGAAAAAGAAGATTTAAAAGAGATATCTCTTGGTGAAGTTATAAAAGAACAACTACTGTATTTTGAGCCTTTAGCAAATAAAAAGAAAATAAAAATCAATTTAGATATCCAAGAATATAGTTATAAAATACTCAAAGAAGACTTTATTAGAGTATTTAATAATCTAATTTCAAATGCAATAAAATATAATAAAATAAATGGAACAATCTTTATTACTCTAAATAATAATAAACTTATTATAAAAGATACAGGAATAGGAATACAACAGACAAAAATAAATGATATATTTAAAAGATACTATAGAGCAACTTCCTATCAAGGTGGCTTTGGTATTGGATTAAGTATAGTCAATGAGATAAGTAAAAAATACAATATAAAAATAGATATTAACTCTATTTATGATGAAAGTACAACAATAACTCTAAACTTCTAA
- a CDS encoding response regulator transcription factor, with amino-acid sequence MKILLMEDDLILNEIIEEHLLEMGHKVITTFTGNEAEELLYSQKFDLLLLDVNVPEIKGFDLLSDLRKNNIKTPAIFLTSLNLTDDIEKGFQSGCDDYIKKPFELKELDLRINNIKRLFNISSSTQLELSNNMILDANNLLVIKENEEIHLSKKEIEVLMYFIRNKNKIISVEELSSNVWVYEESPNASTIRTYIKNLRKILEENMITNIRGVGYRFNSK; translated from the coding sequence ATGAAAATACTTTTGATGGAAGATGATTTGATTTTAAATGAGATTATAGAAGAACATTTATTGGAAATGGGACATAAAGTTATAACTACTTTTACAGGTAACGAAGCAGAGGAATTATTGTATTCTCAAAAATTTGATTTATTACTTTTAGATGTAAATGTACCAGAAATAAAGGGTTTTGATCTTCTATCTGACTTAAGAAAAAACAATATTAAAACTCCTGCAATCTTTTTAACATCGTTAAATTTAACTGATGACATAGAAAAAGGTTTTCAAAGTGGTTGTGATGATTATATAAAAAAACCTTTTGAGTTAAAAGAACTTGATTTACGAATAAATAACATAAAAAGACTCTTCAATATCTCTTCTTCAACTCAATTAGAATTATCAAATAATATGATTCTTGATGCAAATAATTTACTTGTAATAAAAGAAAACGAAGAGATACATTTATCAAAAAAAGAGATAGAAGTGTTGATGTATTTTATAAGAAATAAAAATAAAATAATAAGTGTAGAAGAGTTGTCTTCAAATGTTTGGGTATATGAAGAGAGCCCCAATGCCTCTACCATAAGAACATATATAAAAAATCTTAGAAAAATTCTAGAGGAAAATATGATTACAAATATAAGAGGAGTAGGTTATAGATTTAACAGCAAATGA
- a CDS encoding DUF411 domain-containing protein — protein MKKTILFLIFIAITTFANGNKTMTVYKSPYCECCENWINIMKTKGFDIKVYQTNNMNEIKKKAGLQAEQTSCHTAFVDGYFIEGHVDYSAIEKMLAEKPDILGISTPGMPLGSPGMEQDNIKQHYNIIYVKKDGSQGIYEKH, from the coding sequence ATGAAAAAGACAATATTATTTTTAATATTTATTGCCATAACTACTTTTGCAAATGGGAATAAGACAATGACTGTTTACAAATCACCTTATTGTGAGTGTTGTGAAAATTGGATCAATATTATGAAAACAAAAGGCTTTGATATAAAAGTCTACCAAACAAACAATATGAATGAAATCAAAAAGAAAGCAGGTCTTCAAGCTGAACAAACTTCATGTCACACAGCCTTTGTAGATGGTTACTTTATTGAAGGACATGTTGATTATTCGGCTATTGAAAAAATGTTGGCTGAGAAACCTGATATTTTAGGTATTTCTACTCCTGGCATGCCTTTAGGAAGTCCAGGCATGGAACAAGATAATATTAAACAACACTACAATATTATTTATGTGAAAAAAGATGGTTCGCAAGGAATTTATGAAAAACATTAA
- a CDS encoding cation-translocating P-type ATPase, with protein sequence MAKEKINLNISGMTCVNCSGGIEKFLNKKKGVISANVSFASSEGEFIIDDSLYSKEKLASDIQKLGYKAEEDLKALEEEQLLSFKKLKKIFFTSITLTIVMFCLMFLNIFNEQMTKYVVFLIASIVQFYCGLRFYKLGIKSVINRNYDMNVLVALGTSAAYFYSTVVVFFPHLFPENLRFLYFDGASVIITFVLLGRYLEENSKLKASDFLKKLMNLAPVNANLIDENKNIKTVLASSLKPKDIVLVKSGEKIPTDGIIIEGNADIDTSMITGESMPIFKKLGDEVLSGTLNSNGTIKIEVSKESSDTTLSKIITLLKTAQSKQIPISRFADKVANIFVPSVIVISVLAFLVWGFVFGDFQKAIIAAISVLIISCPCALGLATPIAIVSSVSRGAKEGILIKNPEILEEIKEIKYAVFDKTGTLTKGEITVSKTNIDEKYFELIGSIENYSEHPISKAIVSFIKDKKYDINKEIKDIDIIPGKGIKVSFDGDEIVLGNKKLLDENSVQIDKNHEEFYLEELEKSNGLIYVAINKKTIGSFSLEDKLKDDAITVIKELKQLNIEPILLTGDNKITAAKIADKLGIKKIYSEVLPTEKYEVIKELQKKSKVMFIGDGINDAPSIKQANIGITLNSGSDITKDAGDIILVHNELSSIIKSINLSIETMKIVKQNLFWAFTYNILGIPLAAGILYPIFGLMLNPMYAGIAMSFSSVSVVLNSLRLKIKKL encoded by the coding sequence ATGGCAAAAGAAAAAATTAATTTAAATATATCAGGTATGACTTGTGTCAATTGTTCAGGTGGAATAGAAAAATTTTTAAATAAAAAAAAGGGAGTAATCTCTGCTAATGTAAGCTTTGCTTCAAGTGAAGGGGAGTTTATTATTGATGATTCCCTTTATTCTAAAGAAAAACTAGCTAGTGATATACAAAAATTAGGCTATAAGGCAGAAGAAGATTTAAAAGCCTTAGAAGAAGAACAATTACTCTCTTTTAAAAAACTAAAAAAAATATTTTTTACCTCTATTACCTTAACTATTGTTATGTTTTGCCTAATGTTTTTAAATATATTTAATGAACAAATGACAAAATATGTAGTGTTTTTAATAGCTTCTATTGTTCAGTTTTATTGTGGATTACGATTTTATAAACTTGGAATAAAGTCCGTTATAAATAGAAATTATGATATGAATGTTTTAGTTGCACTAGGAACTAGTGCTGCATACTTTTACTCAACAGTTGTAGTCTTTTTTCCACACTTATTCCCTGAGAATTTGAGATTTTTATATTTTGATGGGGCCTCTGTAATTATTACTTTTGTACTTTTAGGAAGATACTTAGAAGAAAACTCAAAACTAAAAGCGAGTGATTTTTTAAAAAAACTTATGAATTTAGCCCCTGTAAATGCTAATTTGATAGATGAAAACAAAAATATAAAAACTGTGCTAGCAAGTAGTTTAAAACCAAAAGATATAGTACTTGTAAAAAGTGGAGAGAAAATACCAACAGATGGTATTATCATTGAAGGTAATGCTGATATTGATACTTCAATGATAACAGGTGAATCAATGCCTATTTTTAAAAAACTTGGAGATGAGGTATTATCTGGAACTTTAAATAGCAATGGAACTATAAAAATAGAGGTTAGTAAAGAGTCTTCTGATACAACACTATCTAAAATAATTACACTTTTGAAAACTGCACAAAGTAAACAAATACCAATTAGTAGATTTGCAGATAAAGTAGCAAATATATTTGTACCTTCTGTTATTGTTATCTCTGTTTTAGCATTTTTGGTTTGGGGTTTTGTATTTGGAGATTTCCAAAAAGCAATAATAGCTGCAATTAGTGTTTTGATTATCTCATGCCCTTGTGCTTTAGGACTAGCAACACCAATTGCAATAGTAAGTTCTGTTAGTCGTGGTGCAAAAGAGGGGATTTTGATTAAAAATCCAGAAATACTAGAAGAGATAAAAGAGATAAAATATGCAGTATTTGATAAAACAGGAACATTGACAAAAGGGGAAATAACTGTTTCAAAAACAAATATTGATGAAAAATATTTTGAACTAATAGGCTCAATTGAAAACTATAGTGAACATCCTATTTCAAAAGCAATAGTGAGTTTTATCAAAGATAAAAAGTATGATATAAACAAAGAGATAAAAGATATAGATATTATCCCTGGAAAAGGCATAAAAGTATCTTTTGATGGTGATGAGATAGTTTTAGGTAATAAAAAGTTATTAGATGAAAACAGTGTTCAAATAGACAAAAACCATGAAGAATTCTATTTAGAAGAGTTAGAAAAATCAAATGGGCTAATTTATGTAGCCATAAATAAAAAAACAATAGGCTCTTTTTCTTTAGAAGATAAGCTAAAAGATGATGCTATAACTGTGATAAAAGAGCTAAAACAGCTAAATATAGAGCCTATCTTATTAACAGGTGATAATAAAATCACAGCTGCTAAAATAGCTGATAAATTAGGGATCAAAAAGATTTATAGTGAAGTCTTACCTACAGAAAAATATGAAGTAATAAAAGAGTTGCAAAAGAAATCAAAAGTGATGTTTATAGGAGATGGAATAAATGATGCTCCCTCTATAAAACAAGCAAATATAGGGATTACTTTAAACTCTGGTTCTGATATTACTAAAGATGCTGGAGATATAATTTTAGTACATAATGAACTAAGTTCTATTATTAAAAGTATTAATTTATCTATTGAGACAATGAAAATAGTGAAACAAAACTTATTTTGGGCATTTACTTATAATATATTAGGAATACCACTTGCAGCAGGGATTTTATACCCAATCTTTGGATTGATGTTAAATCCAATGTATGCAGGTATTGCGATGAGTTTTTCTTCAGTGAGTGTTGTTTTAAATTCATTGAGACTAAAAATTAAAAAGTTGTAA
- a CDS encoding heavy metal transport/detoxification protein produces MKRTYKSEKINCAKCENLIKVSLEDDFGPIDVDLTKTPKEVTVDIDSDEQENNFKNEMKDLGFDILN; encoded by the coding sequence ATGAAAAGAACATACAAATCAGAAAAAATAAATTGTGCAAAATGTGAAAATCTAATAAAAGTATCTTTAGAAGATGACTTTGGACCAATAGATGTTGATTTAACAAAAACTCCAAAAGAAGTAACAGTAGACATAGATTCTGATGAACAAGAAAATAACTTCAAAAATGAGATGAAAGATTTAGGATTTGATATCTTAAATTAA
- the gltX gene encoding glutamate--tRNA ligase, whose translation MTVTRFAPSPTGYLHIGGLRTALYSYLWARRNKGEFRLRIEDTDTARNNEDALSAIMEAFEWVGLDYDGTVEYQSKRNDVYKKYIDQLLDEGKAYLCYMSKEELETLRETQMANKQTPRYDGTWRPEEGKVLPAIPEGIEPVVRIKAPKDGIITFIDGVRSIMNFSSNEVDDFVIARSNGVPTYNFVVAIDDALMGMTDVIRGDDHLSNTPKQIVIYEALGWKPPKFYHIPMINNPSGKKLSKRDGAMDVMQYKRDGFLPEALLNFLVRLGWSNKDQEIFSMEEMLELFDPTHINKSASAFNEEKLLWLNSHYIKNVSNERLAKELEFFDCHISGHDKKEIILDLTKERAQTLVELKNAIGAILDAPSDYEAKGVKKFIKDETILKILNNYVKLLEENADNLNISIDYEGVTKPFIEEFELKFPQLFQPIRLALTGSTQAPSVYDIMGVLGVETVCERIKIACEKNFNKE comes from the coding sequence ATGACAGTTACAAGATTTGCTCCAAGTCCAACAGGATATTTACATATTGGTGGATTAAGAACAGCTTTATACAGCTATTTATGGGCAAGAAGAAATAAAGGTGAATTTAGACTAAGAATCGAAGATACAGATACAGCAAGAAATAATGAAGATGCCTTAAGTGCTATTATGGAAGCATTTGAATGGGTTGGATTAGATTATGATGGAACAGTAGAGTATCAATCAAAAAGAAATGATGTTTACAAAAAATACATAGACCAACTATTAGATGAAGGTAAGGCATACCTTTGTTATATGAGTAAAGAAGAGTTAGAAACTTTAAGAGAAACTCAAATGGCAAATAAGCAAACTCCTCGATATGATGGAACATGGCGACCAGAAGAGGGTAAAGTTTTACCTGCTATTCCAGAAGGTATAGAGCCAGTTGTTAGAATAAAAGCACCAAAAGATGGAATAATAACTTTTATTGATGGAGTTAGATCTATCATGAATTTTAGTAGTAATGAAGTTGATGATTTCGTTATAGCTAGAAGTAATGGAGTTCCTACATATAATTTTGTTGTTGCAATTGATGATGCTTTGATGGGAATGACTGATGTAATTAGAGGTGATGACCACTTAAGTAATACACCAAAACAAATAGTTATATATGAAGCGCTTGGGTGGAAACCACCAAAGTTTTACCATATCCCTATGATAAATAATCCATCAGGTAAAAAACTATCTAAAAGAGATGGTGCTATGGATGTAATGCAATACAAAAGAGATGGTTTTCTTCCAGAAGCACTTCTAAACTTCTTAGTAAGACTTGGTTGGTCAAATAAAGATCAAGAGATCTTTTCAATGGAAGAGATGCTAGAACTGTTTGATCCAACGCATATTAATAAGTCTGCTTCTGCATTTAATGAAGAGAAACTTTTATGGCTAAATTCACACTATATAAAGAATGTATCAAATGAAAGATTAGCAAAAGAGTTAGAATTTTTTGATTGCCATATTAGTGGACATGATAAAAAAGAGATAATCTTAGACTTGACAAAAGAGAGAGCTCAAACTTTAGTTGAATTAAAAAATGCGATTGGAGCTATTTTAGATGCACCAAGTGACTATGAAGCAAAAGGTGTTAAAAAGTTTATTAAAGATGAAACTATTTTAAAAATTCTAAATAATTATGTAAAATTACTTGAAGAAAATGCGGATAATTTAAATATTAGCATTGATTATGAAGGAGTTACAAAACCATTTATTGAAGAGTTTGAATTAAAATTTCCTCAACTTTTTCAACCAATAAGATTGGCTCTTACTGGTTCTACACAAGCTCCATCAGTATATGATATCATGGGAGTTTTAGGTGTAGAAACTGTTTGTGAGAGAATTAAAATAGCATGCGAGAAAAACTTTAATAAAGAGTAG
- the rlmN gene encoding 23S rRNA (adenine(2503)-C(2))-methyltransferase RlmN yields MQSIYDFTLDELKEKLKPSFRAKQVYNWIYKKYATSYDEMKNIPNDLKKDLKENYAIDILKIIKKEKSSDGSIKYLFKLHDGHTVETVFLLMREKQIGDDGVIEKGEKHTVCISTQVGCKVGCTFCLTAKGGFVRNLTVGEIVAQIVNMKRDNNIDENKSLNIVFMGMGEPLDNYKNFVHSVKVFSEEEGLYINRRRQTVSTSGISSKIEKLGNENLGIQLAISLHAVDDELRSELIPMNKAYNIKSIIDAVKKFPVDARKKVMFEYLVIKDKNDDIASAKKLLSLLDGIKAKVNLIYFNPYPGTTYQRPESKKMVEFQNYLISKGLLCTIRESKGLDISAACGQLKEKDSNESI; encoded by the coding sequence TTGCAATCAATATATGACTTTACTTTAGATGAATTAAAAGAGAAATTAAAACCATCATTTAGAGCAAAACAGGTTTATAATTGGATATATAAAAAATATGCTACATCTTATGATGAGATGAAAAACATACCAAATGATTTAAAAAAAGATTTAAAAGAAAACTATGCAATCGATATATTAAAGATTATAAAAAAAGAAAAAAGTAGTGATGGAAGTATAAAGTATCTTTTTAAACTTCATGATGGACATACGGTTGAAACAGTATTTTTACTAATGCGTGAAAAACAAATCGGTGATGATGGAGTTATTGAAAAAGGTGAAAAGCATACAGTTTGTATATCTACTCAAGTTGGCTGTAAAGTTGGCTGTACTTTTTGTCTAACAGCAAAAGGTGGATTTGTTAGAAATCTTACAGTTGGTGAAATAGTAGCTCAAATTGTAAATATGAAAAGAGATAATAATATTGATGAAAACAAATCATTAAATATAGTATTTATGGGAATGGGTGAACCATTAGACAATTATAAAAATTTTGTCCACTCTGTAAAAGTTTTCTCTGAAGAAGAAGGTTTATACATAAATAGAAGAAGACAAACAGTTTCTACTTCAGGAATATCTTCAAAAATAGAGAAACTAGGAAATGAAAACTTAGGAATACAACTTGCAATTTCATTACATGCAGTTGATGATGAATTAAGAAGTGAATTAATTCCTATGAATAAAGCTTACAATATAAAATCAATTATTGATGCTGTTAAAAAGTTTCCTGTAGATGCTAGAAAAAAGGTGATGTTTGAATATTTAGTTATAAAAGACAAAAATGATGATATCGCAAGTGCTAAAAAACTTTTATCATTACTTGATGGAATAAAAGCGAAAGTAAATCTTATATACTTTAATCCATATCCAGGTACTACATATCAAAGACCAGAAAGCAAAAAAATGGTAGAATTCCAAAACTACTTAATAAGTAAAGGTTTGCTTTGCACAATACGAGAATCAAAAGGCTTAGATATCTCTGCTGCATGTGGACAACTCAAAGAAAAGGACTCAAATGAGAGTATCTGA
- a CDS encoding purine-nucleoside phosphorylase, with protein MIICAGNIESFKFAEPMGIGLVDIAINLTRRCLFNKPDFILFIGTAGSYGNHNILDIIESKRAANLELSFLENNSYTPLDNVLESENKMTRNDTIVNSSNYITTNEEIAKKYNEYGIGIENMEFFSVVKVAREFEIPVAGIFAVTNYTNKNAHEDFKQNHKKAMESITKYLLEKNIIK; from the coding sequence ATGATTATTTGTGCAGGAAACATTGAAAGTTTCAAATTCGCTGAACCTATGGGAATAGGGCTAGTTGATATAGCTATAAATCTTACAAGAAGATGTCTGTTTAATAAACCTGATTTCATTTTATTTATAGGAACAGCAGGTAGTTATGGGAATCATAATATTTTAGATATTATAGAATCAAAGCGTGCTGCAAATTTAGAATTGTCTTTTTTGGAAAACAACTCTTATACTCCACTTGATAATGTATTAGAGTCAGAAAACAAGATGACTAGAAATGACACTATAGTAAATAGTTCAAATTATATTACTACAAATGAAGAAATAGCTAAAAAGTATAATGAATATGGAATAGGAATTGAAAACATGGAGTTCTTTTCTGTTGTAAAAGTTGCTCGTGAGTTTGAAATACCAGTTGCAGGGATATTTGCTGTGACAAACTATACAAATAAAAATGCCCATGAAGATTTTAAACAAAACCATAAAAAAGCAATGGAATCAATCACGAAGTATTTATTAGAGAAAAATATAATCAAATAA
- a CDS encoding SIMPL domain-containing protein, protein MRKILFLFLPFFLYAFEVDFSKEFTKDLIPNVLSADISIIIEDEKEKNVIERLEVFNKEIKAYNKVEKQLGTFNVRPLYQKASNTPKIYGYSGELSYKIETDDAFSMGEFISMITNMKENRDTSVTLNNLSWRVKDDSYNVILDLVRLEAINWVENYVKVLSNDLHKDCEIKTISLENNIMHTYRAQMTSMKLSSSLKKEDVPVPEVSHQKLSILTNYKLECK, encoded by the coding sequence ATGAGAAAGATTTTATTTTTATTTTTACCATTTTTTCTTTATGCATTTGAAGTTGATTTTAGTAAAGAATTTACAAAAGATTTGATTCCCAATGTTTTGAGTGCAGATATTTCAATAATAATTGAAGATGAAAAAGAAAAAAATGTTATAGAAAGATTAGAAGTTTTTAACAAAGAGATAAAAGCTTACAATAAAGTTGAAAAACAACTAGGAACATTTAATGTAAGACCTTTATACCAAAAAGCTAGTAATACACCAAAAATATATGGATATAGTGGAGAACTTAGTTATAAAATAGAAACAGATGATGCTTTTTCTATGGGAGAATTCATCTCTATGATAACTAATATGAAAGAGAATAGAGATACTTCTGTTACTTTGAATAATTTATCATGGAGAGTTAAAGATGATAGTTATAATGTAATTTTAGACTTAGTAAGACTTGAAGCAATTAATTGGGTAGAAAATTATGTAAAAGTCCTTTCAAATGATTTACACAAGGACTGTGAAATAAAAACTATAAGTTTAGAAAATAATATTATGCATACTTATAGAGCCCAAATGACCTCAATGAAACTTAGTTCATCTTTAAAAAAAGAAGATGTACCCGTCCCTGAAGTATCACATCAAAAGCTTTCTATACTTACAAATTACAAATTGGAGTGTAAATGA
- the hisF gene encoding imidazole glycerol phosphate synthase subunit HisF, whose amino-acid sequence MSNFAKRIIPCLDVKDGRVVKGVNFVGLKDAGDPVEVAKRYNNEGADEITFLDITASHENRDTIVHIVKDVAKEVFIPLTVGGGIRTLDDIYKLLNVGCDKVSVNSSAVVNPGFIDESSKRFGSQCIVVAIDVKKVSDGSYHVFVKGGREDTGLDALVWAKEVYNRGAGEILLTSMDTDGAKSGFELNITQQISSIVDIPVIASGGAGTMKHMKEAFEHGASAALAASIFHFKEIDIMDLKHYLRDNNIPVRI is encoded by the coding sequence GTGAGCAATTTTGCAAAGAGAATAATTCCATGTTTAGATGTAAAAGATGGAAGAGTTGTAAAAGGTGTTAATTTCGTAGGATTAAAAGATGCAGGTGACCCTGTAGAAGTTGCAAAACGATATAACAATGAAGGTGCAGATGAAATTACTTTTTTAGATATAACAGCTAGTCATGAAAATAGAGATACAATAGTTCATATAGTAAAAGATGTGGCAAAAGAAGTTTTTATTCCCCTAACTGTAGGTGGTGGGATAAGAACTTTAGATGATATTTATAAACTTTTAAATGTAGGCTGTGATAAAGTTTCTGTAAACTCAAGTGCAGTTGTAAATCCAGGGTTTATAGATGAAAGTTCTAAAAGATTTGGTAGTCAATGCATAGTTGTGGCAATTGATGTTAAAAAAGTTTCTGATGGTTCTTACCATGTTTTTGTTAAAGGTGGTAGAGAAGATACTGGACTTGACGCACTTGTTTGGGCAAAAGAGGTTTACAATAGAGGAGCAGGAGAAATACTTCTAACTTCTATGGACACAGATGGTGCAAAAAGTGGATTTGAATTAAATATTACACAACAAATTTCAAGCATAGTTGATATCCCAGTTATTGCAAGTGGTGGTGCTGGGACTATGAAGCACATGAAAGAAGCCTTTGAACATGGAGCAAGTGCTGCCTTAGCTGCTTCAATTTTCCACTTTAAAGAAATAGATATTATGGATTTAAAACATTATTTAAGAGATAATAATATACCAGTAAGGATTTAA
- the rsmA gene encoding 16S rRNA (adenine(1518)-N(6)/adenine(1519)-N(6))-dimethyltransferase RsmA, which produces MEKIKAKKKYGQNFLKDDTVLSMIIQSMPNNNNHIVEIGPGLGDLTKNLVKCKDVTAYEVDTDLFAILKTKFAIPIDSGSLTLIHADVLESWTKQKSLHNSKYDLIANLPYYIATNIILRAFEDEACEHIIVMVQKEVAEKFSANEGDKEFSALGVISKLCSIESKILFDVPPESFDPPPKVTSSILYIKKDMSKTMDKNFNSFLKACFQQQRKKLSKNISSIVPKETISSLFEELEISDNIRPHELSASLYSQIYTKAIIDGRKQNSTE; this is translated from the coding sequence ATGGAAAAAATAAAAGCTAAAAAAAAATATGGTCAAAACTTTTTAAAAGATGACACAGTCTTATCAATGATCATCCAATCGATGCCCAACAACAATAATCATATTGTAGAAATTGGGCCTGGATTAGGTGATTTGACAAAAAATTTAGTCAAATGCAAAGATGTAACGGCCTATGAAGTTGATACAGATCTATTTGCTATACTAAAAACGAAGTTTGCTATCCCAATAGATAGTGGTTCTTTAACACTCATCCACGCTGATGTTTTAGAGTCATGGACAAAGCAAAAAAGTTTACATAATAGTAAATATGATCTTATCGCTAATTTACCGTATTATATTGCGACAAATATAATACTAAGAGCATTTGAAGATGAAGCTTGTGAACACATTATTGTAATGGTTCAAAAAGAGGTAGCTGAAAAGTTTTCTGCCAATGAAGGGGATAAAGAGTTCTCTGCATTGGGTGTGATATCAAAACTTTGCTCAATAGAGTCAAAGATTTTGTTTGATGTTCCACCAGAATCTTTTGATCCACCTCCTAAAGTTACATCTTCTATTCTTTATATAAAAAAGGATATGTCAAAAACAATGGATAAGAATTTTAATAGTTTTCTAAAGGCTTGTTTTCAACAACAAAGAAAAAAATTATCTAAGAATATCTCATCTATTGTTCCTAAAGAGACTATTTCTTCTTTATTTGAAGAGCTTGAAATCAGTGATAACATTCGACCTCATGAGCTTAGTGCATCTTTGTATAGCCAAATATATACAAAGGCAATAATAGATGGAAGAAAACAAAACAGTACAGAATGA